From a region of the Thiovulum sp. ES genome:
- a CDS encoding hypothetical protein (IMG reference gene:2508610774_SP): MKITKTVKLKIASNSKIFNETLKIYNKALLFMIDVISKEWKNLENLSSK, from the coding sequence ATGAAAATTACAAAAACTGTAAAATTAAAGATTGCATCTAACTCTAAAATTTTTAACGAGACTCTCAAAATCTACAACAAAGCATTACTTTTTATGATTGATGTTATTTCTAAAGAGTGGAAAAATTTAGAAAATTTATCATCAAAATAG